In Gossypium arboreum isolate Shixiya-1 chromosome 5, ASM2569848v2, whole genome shotgun sequence, a single genomic region encodes these proteins:
- the LOC108472886 gene encoding acetylajmalan esterase-like yields the protein MATSLCTHVPALFLLLLLVSAPCNAGILRTCKFDAIYQLGDSISDTGNLIREHPFSPFARLPYGGTFFKHATGRCSNGLLIIDFLALSAGIPFLQPYLNSNALFTRGRGVNFAVAGSTALPVETLADNGVVAPVTNSSLSRQLDWMFTHFNGICHDEDDCLEKLKTALFIVGEIGGNDYYYALFQGKSFDQVRSMMPLVIQAIKDAVTRVVGYGATRVIVPGNFPIGCFPVHLTVFRSNDSDAYDGFNCLKDLNNLSSHHNGLLKQAIKELRKELPHATILYGDYYNGYMRLLNKAKFLGLDPNSTQKACCGIGGDYNMELNKMCGAAEVGVCKNPDEYISWDGVHLTQKAYQLISGWLIHGVYWKLRCGV from the exons ATGGCTACCTCCCTTTGTACTCATGTTCCCGccctctttcttcttcttcttcttgtttcAGCTCCATGCAATGCAGGTATTCTCAGGACATGCAAGTTCGATGCCATATATCAGCTGGGGGATTCCATATCCGACACCGGAAATCTAATCCGGGAGCACCCTTTCTCTCCTTTTGCTAGGCTTCCTTACGGTGGAACCTTCTTCAAGCATGCAACCGGTAGATGCTCCAATGGCTTACTCATCATCGATTTTCTAG CTTTATCTGCTGGAATCCCCTTCCTCCAGCCCTATTTAAACAGTAATGCACTATTCACTCGTGGCCGTGGGGTGAATTTCGCGGTTGCTGGCTCCACTGCGTTACCTGTGGAGACTCTAGCTGATAATGGAGTTGTTGCCCCTGTTACCAATTCTTCTCTTAGCAGGCAGCTTGACTGGATGTTCACCCATTTTAATGGCATATGCCACGATGAGGATG ATTGTTTGGAGAAGCTTAAAACGGCTCTTTTCATCGTTGGGGAGATTGGAGGGAATGATTATTACTACGCCTTGTTTCAAGGCAAATCCTTTGACCAAGTCAGATCCATGATGCCCTTGGTTATTCAAGCCATAAAGGATGCTGTAACA AGAGTTGTTGGTTATGGTGCCACTCGAGTGATTGTTCCCGGAAACTTTCCAATAGGCTGCTTCCCGGTCCACCTCACGGTATTCCGGTCCAATGATTCCGATGCCTACGACGGTTTCAATTGCCTCAAGGACTTGAACAACTTGTCAAGCCATCATAACGGCCTTCTCAAACAAGccattaaagaattgagaaaagaaCTCCCTCATGCCACCATATTGTATGGCGACTACTACAATGGATACATGAGGCTTTTGAACAAAGCTAAATTTCTTG GTTTGGATCCAAATTCAACACAAAAAGCTTGTTGTGGGATTGGAGGAGATTACAACATGGAGCTGAACAAAATGTGTGGAGCAGCAGAAGTGGGAGTGTGTAAAAATCCAGATGAATATATAAGCTGGGATGGAGTTCATTTGACGCAAAAAGCTTATCAGTTGATATCAGGATGGCTCATTCATGGCGTTTATTGGAAGCTTCGATGCGGGGTTTGA
- the LOC108457747 gene encoding 14-3-3-like protein, whose amino-acid sequence MAAAATSSPREENVYMAKLAEQAERYEEMVEFMEKVSASADNEELTVEERNLLSVAYKNVIGARRASWRIISSIEQKEESRGNDDHVATIRDYRAKIESELTSICNGILKLLDTRLVPSASSGDSKVFYLKMKGDYHRYLAEFKTGAERKEAAESTLTAYKSAQDIANAELAPTHPIRLGLALNFSVFYYEILNSPDRACNLAKQAFDEAIAELDTLGEESYKDSTLIMQLLRDNLTLWTSDMQDDGADDIKEAPKRDEQEQQQKPQQY is encoded by the exons ATGGCCGCCGCCGCCACTTCTTCACCCCGCGAGGAAAATGTCTACATGGCGAAACTCGCCGAGCAAGCCGAACGCTACGAGGAAATGGTTGAGTTCATGGAGAAAGTCTCTGCCTCCGCCGACAACGAGGAGCTCACCGTCGAGGAAAGGAACCTCCTCTCCGTCGCTTACAAGAATGTTATCGGCGCTCGCCGTGCTTCCTGGCGCATCATTTCCTCCATTGAGCAGAAAGAGGAGAGCCGTGGTAACGATGACCACGTCGCTACGATCCGTGATTACCGGGCCAAGATCGAGTCCGAGCTTACTTCGATCTGTAACGGGATCTTGAAGCTCCTTGACACTAGGCTTGTCCCCTCGGCTTCCTCTGGAGATTCCAAGGTCTTCTATCTTAAGATGAAGGGAGATTACCACAGGTACTTGGCCGAGTTCAAGACTGGAGCTGAACGGAAGGAAGCTGCGGAGAGTACTCTCACTGCCTACAAATCTGCTCAG GACATTGCCAACGCCGAGTTGGCTCCTACTCACCCTATTCGACTTGGACTGGCACTCAATTTCTCTGTTTTCTACTATGAGATTCTCAATTCTCCCGATCGCGCTTGCAATCTCGCCAAACAG GCATTTGATGAAGCGATAGCTGAGTTGGATACTCTAGGCGAGGAATCGTACAAAGACAGCACCCTCATCATGCAACTCCTCCGTGACAATCTCACTCTCTGGACCTCCGACATGCAG GATGACGGGGCTGATGATATTAAAGAAGCACCGAAGCGTGACGAGCAGGAGCAACAACAAAAGCCACAGCAGTACTGA